A DNA window from uncultured Methanoregula sp. contains the following coding sequences:
- a CDS encoding ABC-three component system protein translates to MSKKLPILVSQQKLLWGRARSLCSICRCRLDKEKESGEFFTIGINAHIKGENPTAARFDPNMSDKERQNYDNLILLCPTHHEEIDKHPEKFTVSSLQQIKKRHEEFILDSIASEIPNLTFAELEIILKYLTGLENLDPSTDYDALEIERKLKHNGLGKFGKLYISMGLSNFQVVQEFINTFHDPNYSVRLKNGFKDKYIELKKGTGSSEEIFYDLLDFSSGNSHDPKLIAAGVSVLAYYFQICEVFEK, encoded by the coding sequence ATGTCTAAAAAATTACCCATCCTTGTCAGTCAGCAGAAGCTGTTATGGGGACGGGCTCGCAGTCTGTGCTCAATATGTAGATGCAGACTTGATAAAGAAAAAGAATCGGGTGAATTTTTCACCATAGGTATAAATGCTCATATCAAGGGTGAGAACCCCACTGCTGCAAGATTTGATCCGAATATGTCGGATAAAGAACGGCAAAACTATGATAATTTAATTTTATTATGTCCAACTCATCATGAGGAAATTGATAAACATCCGGAAAAATTTACCGTATCCAGCCTTCAACAAATAAAAAAGAGGCATGAGGAATTCATTCTTGATTCTATAGCTAGTGAAATTCCTAATCTGACGTTTGCAGAACTGGAAATAATTCTAAAATACCTTACTGGACTTGAGAATTTGGATCCCTCAACGGATTATGATGCGCTAGAAATTGAGAGAAAACTTAAACATAATGGGTTAGGAAAATTCGGAAAATTATATATCTCGATGGGGCTATCAAATTTTCAAGTAGTACAGGAGTTTATCAACACATTTCATGATCCGAACTATTCGGTTAGATTAAAAAATGGTTTTAAGGATAAATATATTGAGCTAAAAAAAGGAACGGGTTCTAGTGAAGAAATTTTTTATGATTTATTAGATTTCTCATCTGGGAATTCACACGATCCGAAATTAATTGCTGCTGGTGTTAGCGTTCTTGCTTATTACTTTCAGATCTGTGAGGTATTCGAAAAATGA
- a CDS encoding ABC-three component system middle component 6, with amino-acid sequence MILPDKSITLANSLVGLGYTIINNLQNQETISSLWEKTRKSNPALSYEKFILSLDLLYTLDLIILEKGLLKKKEDEDK; translated from the coding sequence ATGATACTCCCAGACAAATCAATAACTCTTGCAAATTCACTTGTCGGTCTTGGATATACAATTATCAACAATCTTCAGAATCAAGAAACCATTTCTTCGTTGTGGGAAAAAACACGGAAAAGTAACCCTGCACTATCGTATGAAAAATTTATTTTATCTTTAGATTTGTTGTATACTCTGGATTTAATTATACTTGAAAAAGGATTACTAAAAAAGAAGGAGGATGAGGATAAATGA
- a CDS encoding DUF2326 domain-containing protein → MNKITLKSLSSDEKSFNTVNFTDGFNVVIADRTDISTEESSRNGQGKTLMIRLIDFCLGSDTDYFRKDIPYKEWVFSLSFQLDGRIITCSRQISEKNNIRICGDLTGPPFSRQQKIDGSYQISVKDWHSILGKLIFDIPKVSTQIASKPTYRGMISYFTRHEPESYLDPFSTFPKLSNFKSRVYNSFLLNLNWEYASEFEKLHIEEEKNKKTQKTLDEEDFKESLGSLGDLESELINIDLDLTKAKKSLSEFHILPQYHQIQNEANLLTDKIHEYVNQGVVNKRLIKIYGDSTSEENDIPISSVTNLYKEIGFTFPTVVVKQLEQVKKFHNLMVSNRKQFLQDELSRLSNELKLIDKEIEKLSKRRAELMVVLNQHGALEEYSLLQQLTLNIQQKRDNLTNKINLFKQFEKKASEIKIERETLKQKTRLDLDDRQEIKKELQTIFSQNSGYIYIKPGILSISIGENGYKFNIEIKRSGSEAVGYMKILCYDLMLAEQRTKSLRKPNFLIHDSTVFNGVDSVQKAKALQLAYDKSLKAGFQYICTINSDMVPYENFRPDFSNKFKESIVLKLNDDNPSGKLLGIDFE, encoded by the coding sequence ATGAATAAAATCACTCTAAAATCTCTTTCGAGTGACGAGAAATCATTTAATACAGTAAATTTTACAGATGGATTTAACGTTGTGATTGCGGATCGCACGGATATATCCACTGAAGAAAGTTCTCGAAATGGCCAAGGAAAAACGCTAATGATCCGATTAATCGATTTTTGTCTCGGATCGGATACTGATTATTTTCGAAAAGATATTCCTTATAAAGAATGGGTTTTCAGCTTAAGCTTTCAATTAGACGGTAGAATAATTACTTGTTCAAGACAGATTAGTGAAAAAAATAATATTAGAATTTGCGGGGATCTTACAGGTCCACCATTCTCCCGCCAGCAAAAAATTGACGGTAGTTATCAAATTTCTGTGAAGGATTGGCATTCAATATTAGGGAAACTCATTTTTGATATTCCGAAAGTCTCCACTCAAATAGCGTCAAAACCAACTTACCGGGGAATGATCTCATATTTTACAAGACATGAGCCTGAATCATACTTAGATCCATTTTCAACTTTTCCAAAACTCTCTAATTTCAAATCTAGGGTTTACAACTCATTTTTGTTGAATTTGAATTGGGAATATGCGTCCGAATTTGAAAAATTACATATTGAAGAAGAAAAAAATAAAAAAACACAGAAAACATTGGATGAAGAAGATTTTAAGGAATCTTTAGGGTCTCTTGGGGATCTCGAATCGGAATTAATTAATATTGATTTAGACTTGACAAAGGCAAAAAAAAGTTTATCTGAATTTCATATACTTCCCCAGTATCATCAAATTCAAAATGAGGCAAACCTCCTCACCGACAAAATTCATGAATATGTAAATCAAGGAGTTGTTAATAAACGACTCATAAAAATCTACGGGGATAGTACTTCTGAGGAAAATGATATACCCATTTCCTCGGTTACAAATTTGTATAAAGAAATAGGATTCACGTTTCCTACTGTCGTTGTAAAACAGCTTGAACAAGTAAAAAAATTTCATAATTTAATGGTAAGTAATAGAAAGCAATTTTTGCAGGATGAACTTTCCCGATTATCTAACGAATTGAAATTAATCGATAAGGAAATTGAAAAACTTTCCAAAAGACGAGCCGAACTGATGGTTGTATTAAATCAACACGGTGCATTGGAAGAGTACTCTCTATTACAACAACTTACCTTAAACATTCAACAAAAACGGGATAATCTTACTAATAAAATCAATCTCTTTAAACAATTTGAGAAAAAAGCAAGTGAAATTAAGATCGAAAGGGAAACTCTTAAACAAAAGACTAGACTGGATCTTGATGACAGGCAGGAAATCAAGAAAGAACTTCAGACAATATTCTCACAAAATAGTGGTTATATTTACATAAAACCAGGCATACTTTCGATTTCAATTGGTGAGAATGGGTATAAATTTAATATCGAAATTAAGAGATCTGGAAGTGAAGCCGTTGGGTATATGAAGATCTTATGTTATGATTTAATGCTTGCAGAACAACGAACCAAATCTTTACGGAAGCCCAATTTTTTAATTCATGATAGTACTGTTTTTAACGGTGTTGATAGTGTGCAAAAAGCGAAAGCTCTTCAACTCGCATATGATAAATCCCTCAAAGCTGGATTCCAATATATTTGTACGATAAACTCAGATATGGTACCCTACGAGAATTTCAGACCCGACTTTTCAAACAAATTCAAAGAATCCATTGTTTTGAAATTAAATGATGATAATCCTTCAGGAAAATTATTGGGTATCGATTTTGAATGA
- a CDS encoding HD domain-containing protein, translated as MEKAIIDSKEMQKLRRIKQLGNAHLIYPTAIHTRFDHSLGVNFVFKRIIFELKHKPEAEKIIRSSEILPIKIAALLHDVTHLPYSHTFEDNMEFWERHDEKRRYIELFNSSGSEIGNILKQKKIYDEVLELLTSKNPEKELDEPWKAQILTAPICADLLDYLRRDAYFCGLKRNYDDRIFKYFDLQNRDQKTILAINLTKNNNLRIDALSETLNILRLRCFLTQAVYYHHTKLCADAIISKALNIAFENQLISKETLKFNVSGYENDTLYQIGDEKFLDILLKMKNDKISKLISRIKERKLLKRAFSVTANTVSGTKKEKIHIKNKYVTNYRNNIHEKSLMENQIAEALDLPEEDIIIHCVGDESLKECGVCVRLHSSREIIELNKSTQTIEEVNRIEQEYLDLWKIIVFAPKENISQVNEYCKNEFHFEGEASIKHSVPISQMDLNQWQ; from the coding sequence GTGGAAAAGGCCATTATTGATAGTAAAGAAATGCAAAAACTCAGAAGAATCAAACAATTGGGTAATGCCCATTTGATTTACCCAACTGCGATTCATACTCGATTTGATCATTCATTGGGTGTTAATTTTGTTTTTAAGCGAATTATTTTCGAGTTAAAACACAAGCCAGAAGCAGAGAAAATTATACGATCAAGTGAAATTTTACCGATAAAAATTGCAGCACTATTGCATGATGTCACTCACTTACCATACAGCCATACTTTTGAAGACAATATGGAATTTTGGGAAAGACATGATGAAAAACGCCGGTATATTGAGTTATTTAATTCATCAGGTAGTGAGATCGGGAATATTTTAAAACAGAAGAAAATATATGATGAAGTTTTAGAATTATTAACTTCAAAAAACCCAGAAAAAGAATTGGATGAACCGTGGAAAGCCCAGATCTTAACAGCACCTATATGTGCAGATTTATTAGATTATTTACGGCGGGATGCGTATTTTTGTGGGTTAAAACGAAATTATGATGATAGAATTTTTAAATATTTTGATTTGCAAAATAGAGATCAGAAAACGATTCTCGCAATTAACTTAACAAAAAATAATAATTTAAGAATTGATGCTTTATCCGAAACATTGAATATATTGAGATTAAGATGCTTTTTAACTCAAGCGGTTTATTATCATCACACAAAATTATGTGCAGATGCGATAATTTCAAAAGCTCTTAATATCGCATTTGAAAATCAATTGATATCAAAAGAAACATTAAAATTTAACGTTAGTGGTTATGAAAATGATACATTATACCAAATAGGGGACGAAAAATTTCTTGATATTCTTTTAAAAATGAAAAACGATAAAATTTCAAAATTGATTTCCCGAATTAAAGAACGAAAATTATTAAAACGCGCATTTAGCGTCACTGCGAATACGGTTTCGGGTACTAAAAAGGAAAAGATTCACATAAAAAACAAATATGTTACGAATTATCGGAATAACATACATGAAAAATCCTTAATGGAGAATCAAATTGCTGAAGCTCTTGATCTTCCAGAGGAAGACATAATTATTCATTGTGTTGGGGATGAATCTCTGAAAGAGTGTGGTGTATGCGTTAGACTTCATTCATCGAGAGAGATTATAGAATTAAATAAATCGACTCAAACAATTGAAGAAGTTAATAGAATAGAGCAGGAGTATCTTGATTTATGGAAAATTATCGTTTTCGCACCTAAAGAGAATATTTCTCAAGTGAACGAATATTGTAAAAATGAATTTCATTTTGAAGGTGAGGCTTCTATAAAACATAGTGTTCCAATTTCTCAAATGGATCTAAATCAATGGCAATGA